A window of Cydia amplana chromosome 16, ilCydAmpl1.1, whole genome shotgun sequence genomic DNA:
TACAGGCGCTAGTACTAATATAGTGTGGAAGTGTCCCGCCCCCGCGCCCGCCCCCGCCGACGAGACGGCCGTGTGAGACGCGGCCCATACACCCGCCTGCAACACAAGATGGACTATATAACACTTACTCGCGGGTGCCACATACAGGCGCTAGTACTAATATAGTGTGGAAGTgtcccgcccccgcccccgcccccgccgacGAGACGGCCGTGTGAGACGCGGCCCATACACCCGCCTGCAATACAAGATGGACTATATAACACTTACTCGCGGGTGCCACATACAGGCGCTAGTACTAATATAGTGTGGAAGTGTCCCGCCCCCGCGCCCGCCCCCGCCGACGAGACGGCCGTGTGAGACGCGGCCCATACACCCGCCTGCAACACAAGATGGACTATATAACACTTACTCGCGGGTGCCACATACAGGCGCTAGTACTAATATAGTGTAGAAGTGTCCCGCCCCCGCCGACGAGACGGCCGTGTGAGACGCGGCCCATACACCCGCCTGCAATACAAGATGGACTATATAACACTTACTCGCGGGTGCCACATACAGGCGCTAGTACTAATATAGTGTGGAAGTGTCCCGCCCCCGCGCCCGCCCCCGCCGACGAGACGGCCGTGTGAGACGCGGCCCATACACCCGCCTGCAACACAAGATGGACTATATAACACTTACTCGCGGGTGCCACATACAGGCGCTAGTACTAATATAGTGTGGAAGTGTCCCGCCCCCGCCGACGAGACGGCCGTGTGAGACGCGGCCCATACACCCGCCTGCAACACAAGATGGACTATATAACACTTACTCGCGGGTGCCACATACAGGCGCTAGTACTAATATAGTGTGGAAGTGTCCCGCCCCCGCGCCCGCCCCCGCCGACGAGACGGCCGTGTGAGACGCGGCCCATACACCCGCCTGCAATACAAGATGGACTATATAACACTTACTCGCGGGTGCCACATACAAGCGCTACTGCTAATATAGTGTGGAAGTgtcccgcccccgcccccgcccccgccgacGAGACGGCCGTGTGAGACGCGGCCCATACACCCGCCTGCAACACAAGATGGACTATATAACACTTACTCGCGGGTGCCACATACAAGCGCTACTGCTAATATAGTGTGGAAGTGTCCCGCCCCCGCGCCCGCCCCCGCCGACGAGACGGCCGTGTGAGACGCGGCCCATACACCCGCCTGCAACACAAGATGGACTATATAAACTATACTCGCGGGTGCCACATATAGGCGCTAGTGCTATAGTtcgatttttttagcattagaaagaaggtaagcgatcttgacatgtcttgtaatttttaaatagttttttcttctctgatatttttcactgtagctataatatggtgttaactagtttgtaatatttccgctaaattgtaaaacatgctgtgtacacttgttttggatctcgtgctagatttaagccataatgtacaattgtattacccatgatattgtacgatgtctgtttagtgtacctaataaagtaaaaaaaaaaaaaaaattgaaaaacgcATTTTAAAAATCAGGACCGTTAaggtactgatttttaaaatgaTAAGTATAAACTTATGAAAgcggaagaatataaatgattgtatcagattcataattgttacatatttgccgtgacttatttttaaaacatgtttttcaattaaaagatacatcaagattgtttacctttttttaatgcaaaaaaaaacgaactgtaaTATAGTGTGCAAGCGTCAAGCGTGACTCAGTTATTTACTTATCAATAGGGACtatactgcaatgttttgccaccagagtgcagcactagggacattagtataccatagagtaacttttacatactgtaccttacactgtattttgacaagttttcacagacaatcaaatgtgacattgatacatcaaggcggtttgtttacaaagggcctaccgggaaacgcgaaatcgaaactcacctatctgcctctttatcactcgaatatgcaagagtgatagattagataacaaaatttcgactctcatttgcggtagacccttagattgtgacttattgtggcagtggcgccccctacgcagactttcgcgtaatatcccctattattttttaacacatCCAGtgtcgaaaacccgactatcgggtattttatgatttcgttcccaggccggacgacccgatagtcgggatcgtggtactacagttttatatgacgaaattgttgtggcctggcgcggatgtcttgtttggctgggtggcaattaatgtgttaaCTAGCAGAATGGTCTGCAAACGATTCTATATATTATAAgcttaaaattgaaaaaaaggaaaaattacTGCCTCGCGTGAGACTTGAACCCCCGGCCTCTGAATccatactccagcgctctgccaattgagctaccGAGACCTCATCTATAGCCAGCGAATCCTTCCCCCATATGGGTCTAGCGGAACCCGAGACagtatttttttcagttttaaatttatttacttcTGTAGGTACTATTGTTTCAAGTTTCTGGCCTGTACTAAAAGTTGCTcgttccatagtagcaaaatcgttttgacagttcgaaaaaagaaactgattttactagtagtcaaataccctatagtgAACTTATTAAACGTATAAAGTTTCGGTACCATCACATGTTGGTTGTTATATACAAAAAGTAATTATGTAACAATTAACTTTTTTACACAATTAGTTCTTGtagtatacagggtgtaatctaaaacgtgatacaagaaaatcaaacctgaatcttttcatgattttgaacaacttttactatggggtcaactttgtaaattaacaataaaaaaaatctttgccatacatttttgtctacctccccttgaccatttctatggaacagctcaattttttttttaatattacaaaattgaccccatagtaaaagttgttcaaaatcatgaaaagattcaggtttgattatcttgtatcacgttttagattacaccctgtattgactaaggtgtaaagttagtgaagttagggcttgtagagttagaagcttggctcaaGAGatatgataactttttgacagtgcgagcctgacagtttcgtcttggcaacattttacatgaaaatgtttttgatgggatagatAATATAtgtctaagggccacttgcaccattccactaacccgggattaaccggttaaacctagagttaccatggttaccaatacaatttgacactgggttaacggtttaaccgctttaCCCCGggtttagtgggatggtgcaagtggcgctaagggttgaaaggaaaaaaaatgtacaaaaccTATATtcttcatgaatctagtatacttaactggatcaggcatgaggggtggggggaaatgaccgaacgggatagtcttatatatCAGCGAAAGCGCTagtattgtttgtccttgtcacagtctcacattttttttattccccaccgtaaatttagtatggattatggtgagcaacaaataaattcgaccaatcatagtgtcgcattgcgtatgttttgtccctcacggacgcacgcgtatagcgcatctattaggatcctaccatctatgataTTCATAGGAAGGAATTTGGGTTTCTCTGCAACTTTATTCTATGCCCTAGTAACAGTCAATACTAAAACTAGGGATCTATATCTATTACTGTCACAGAAATCATATTCCCTGACCGTTCTGTGTTTCAAAAATGAGGTTGACAAATTGTCTGGGAGCTTTCTTATGTACAgtcgcatgttttaatttatgacccttttttgtaccttgtcacagtgaaagtagctagagacctcatgctattgtcactgtgacaagatacaaaaatgggtcataaattaaaacatgcgacTGTACCTATGCTAGTCATTCTAAAAGTGATCCAGGATACAAACAtatactagagttagaccaagaaaagtctgcaacgattttgatagcacacgctgtgctgtgcaagtgttatttatacgtatatataatatttcagggatctcggaaacggctctaacgagtTCGATGAAATGTTAACTAATGTATTCTAGGTAAAGTAGTGCATAGTTACTGTTTATTCGTAGTATGATTAGAACATCAATATTTGTTATGGACGTTTTTGTAGACAATTAAGATCTAAAATCAGACTGCCGTCACggggtaggtaagtatgtatgtatgtatgtataaactctttattgtacaaaacacaaaacacaaatttatggcacaggataggcagtacaaaggcgaacttatccttttaagggatttctaccagttaacctttgagtaaatgagaattgatgaagaacAATAGACTAGAGGCAAGTTAATTTTATTCGGGGCGAAAGCATCGCCAATGCcattatgtatataattaaatactatttataaggtcaatgtggctaattacGTCATATTTCCGGGACTATTTCGTCCACGAACGTATATTATGtactatatttctttgattttcaaccgtaggaaaaaaacccatttgcttttgattgctgaaactaaaagcaatcgctgctttgtcgatgaatttatcaattttgttcgttgttcgagaaaaacgctatgcacggaatagtccctatgacggaattagccacattgaccttagctTATACTGTAACGTAGGTAATAtgattgtattgtaaatataatTCTTAGTAAATacagttcattttttttttcacgtcATTAACTTCCAGCCttataatgtaagtacctaggtacaacTTTACGTGAGCATAATGACACAGAcatccattgacgtataatatctaaggacgggctaatggggcactaaacatcatactagttcagcggtgctacccacgaattccagccaattgTGCAGTCttacgcgactagttgcgaccaatagcgcgcgtaatgcgaactcgtcaaccattagcgcgcgtgatgcgaactcatcaaccaatcgcgttgtagcgatttcacaccgctgtactggcccctgtcatgcctcattattacccgtaaagccagtcctagatatctatgtcaatgcagACATCGAAATATTCGGAATATATagggattttttttatgatataggaggcaaacgagcagacgggtCACCTGATGGTCAGCGTTTACTTAAATAAGACATTGTTaattattgtacctacataactcagccaccagcgcttcgcttgtgggtactcagacaacgatatatataataaacaaatacatagaaaacacccaagactcaggaacaaatatctgtgctcatcatacaaataaatgcccttaccggaattcgaacccaggaccgcggcctCACAGGTAGggtcactaggccagaccaatCGTCTATGAAAAGTGCTGACCATATTAGAAACTGATATGAGCATAATTCATCCTCCGCCAAAGATAACCAACTTACTATGACATAATCCCAACAGGATTATAAAAACCCCATTTCTACGTAATCGAAAGCTGACGAAACAAGCACACTTATGTATAGTAGAAACCGTCTTTAACTCGTAGTGTTAAGGAGATTGTTTGGGTTTTGGCAAGGCGACCTTACCCTGGCAATTACGCAACTTCGCTCGTAAGTCGGTTAGCGCTGCCACTTGTCTTGCGTGCGCGTGAGTGGAAGATGTGCGTGGAATTTTGACTTAATTTGTGATTTCGACTTTTGTGTTTTCAATATGGTGCGCGCTGTGTTTTTGTTGATTGTGGTGAACTTGTGGATGGTTGGGAGCGTGGAGTTTAGCGGTGAGTTtatttttctaattttttttgaaataagtcGACCAAACGGTTAAAATCCATCCAAACTTATTTCAAACAAACATGCAtgtcatttaatttttattaagttaAGATTTTATTTGAGAAATCCATAGGATTTAAATTAATGGGATTAGGTGGCTGAGCAGACCTCAGACGAGCCTTTAGTAACTTAGCGACCCGTagctaaaaaccggccaagtgcgagtctgactcgcgttccaagggttccgtacattaagtcctacTCACGCTTCACTGCACATTTCTGTCATAtattaggtaaagaactattatgtgtatttttttttcaaaattttgaaccccagtagtttcggagataatagGGCCAATGcttggacagacagacgcacgagtgatcctataagggcaaataagggttcctttttttccttttgaggtacggacaACGCTAGGAAGATTAATGCAATTAGGCCAAAgttgttttaatttgtattgGTATATTCTTCATTTCTGGTTTAGAAAAGACAAATCTGTGCATGACATTGACACCGATATCGATTATGTAAAAAGCCATACGTTTCGTCACAAAACGGAAAATCGGAagtgaataaataaatcattataaACCAGAATTAAGGATTTGAGCATTTGAGTTCGAGTTTGTATTATCTTTCATCGTTTTGGCACTGGAAAATTAAAGAATGTCTCACTTTAGACCGGGCggggtccgggccggagcttccggcgcttacttttctatcaCAGAtgagatgaccggtgatcacgagATGGTTCAGGtggaagcgccggaagctccagcccggacccgacccggtctaacgtgagtcatccttaatctaAGTAAATGTCCACAATTTTGGCTCAAACGATAGGtgcaaaccagggatgttgcgaacatccgcatccgcaaccgcggaacttccgcattattttcaacatccgcatctgcatccgcatgaaatcgatgtggagcttatgcggatgcggatgtcgaacaagtcggtacaggaacgtcttagcggcggcgtaagtgctaggcatggtataataatatactccgcctggtactctcttccgagattcgcgaatgacctaactggcacttgcctacgtcatcatgctgtttacaggttctcaaactttaaaatgtgggagaattttaaccaacagtgaaaattattttaacggcattaattttaagttattcatgtagaaacatagtaaaataaaacaaatctatactgcacttttcactcctactcttacagttccgaatagagcagccaaccattttcgtaacaaaacattaattacgaagcttacgacgtgaaaagtttggaaaacactgcgactgctgacactgagcgagaaggaaataacaattaacacgcgttcgacaaggacggtgggtcagggacaaaatggcggattgtcaaatgtgacagcgctatcctgtgttgccagtagtgtaaacagaattacccgaacgtctgaaatttctttcgtgaatcggaagatattgctaacgaataattaaaaatgacgtgttattgtaaaatttaagataaaatacatataaatgaaaattattaaattataaagaaataaattaacttattaaccatagatataatgtacccatgtaacatgttatgttgaaataaagtggcaatgttattgtgacgtaggcaagtgacactctgggaagagaagaccatgttttactagctgttgcccgcgacttcgtacgcgtggatttgtatattggtggttatatattctacattagcttagaacattatgcagcaagagattgcggtaggacggttaatcatttcttaattattaatattatacaacgcatgagacttgtctttcacaacctacgaagtttcaagcccctaactgaataaaattgtcctcgatgtaatccctctaaacccccttagaagattttcatgtcctttatttaataaaacctactacctaactacctatttacgaagtttgaagttcctagctttaaataaaatttgaaccctatacaaactttcaaaccctttttaaccattttaggggatgaattttttaaaagatgcaattatttttcttgtattctaataatatgcctttaaacAACGATTCTAGTCCCGCACTGTTTGTTTGGCCTcctctgaaattacttttcttctcttttgataaaatacatttttacgaagtttcaagtatgtagctttaaataaaatttaaaccctatacaaactttcaaccccctttcgaccctttaattaagagatgaatttttataaacgctgaaattacttttctcgtattttaataatataccattttacaaagattcaagcctcgtactcacaaaaatgtttgatctccatactaaattttaaccctttttcaccaccttgagggatgaattttcgaaaacactaaataagttttcttcgcttttaataaaatacctttttacgaagtctcgagttcctagcttaaaatataatttgaaccccatacaaactttcaacccctttttaacccttttaaaggatgaatttttaaaaacgctgaaattagtttattgcccgtttaaaataatacctttttacgaagtttcaagttcctagcttaaaataaaatttgaaccccatacaaacttacaaccccttttttaaccctgttaggggatgaattttacaaaacactgaaataacttttcctgtcttctaataatatccccaaatagaaagattcaagtcgcgcgttcgaaaaaatgtttgatatccatacaaactttcaatccctttttcaccaccttaggggatgaattttcaaaaacgctgaaattagttttcttgtatcttaatttaatacctttttgtaaagtttcaagttcctagcttaaaataaaatttgcaccctaagacgaactttcatcccctttttaactcccttaggggttgaatttccaaaaacgttgcaattactttttttgtaatcggctattatgcctttctaagaagtttcaatgcatttgtaatggattcaaactttcaacccctttttaaccctgttaggggatgaattttacaaaacgctgaaattacttttcctgtattttaataatatcccgaaatacaaagattcaagtcccgcgttcgaaaaactgtttgatatccatacaaactttcaacccctttttcaccaccttagaggatgaatattcaaaaacgctgaaatcagttttcttgtattttaataacatatatttttacgaagtttcaagttcctagcttaaaataaaatttgaactccatacaaactttcaacccctttttaaccctgttaggggatgaattttacaaaaccctgaaataattattcctgtcttctaataatatccccaaatacaaagattcaagtcccgcattctcaaaaatatttgatctccgtactaatttttaaccccttttttaccaccatgggggatgaatttttaaaaacgctgaaattagttttcatgttttttaatttaatacctttttacgaagtttcaaggtcctagcttaaaataaaatttgcaccccaagacaaagtttcatccccttttttacccccttaggggttgaattacctaaaacttcgcaattacttttttttgtcatcggctattatgcctttctaaaaagtttcaaatcatttgtaatggattcaaacttttaaccctgttaggggatgaattttcaaaaacgctgaaattacttttcccgtcttataataatatccctatatacaaagtttcaagtccaacactcacaaaaatatttgatctccatacaaactttcaacccctttttcatcaccTTGGGGgacgaattttcgaaaacgcagaaattagttttcttgttttttaatatagtacatttttacaaagtttcaaattcctagcttaaaataaaacttgcaccccatacaacctttcatcccctttttaacccccttaggagttgaatttttcaaaatcgcttcttatctcttgtacactttataaattcaacctagtgtgcaaatttcaactttctagcttttgtagtttcggctctgcgttgatgaatcagtcagtcagtcagtcagtcaggacacttgcatttatatatatagattagacCATGGTGCTAGGTAATTTTGTCATTAGTAGTCATTACCTATAcctaacgaaatcgtctagatccagaaaagtcggccaagttactgtttattaaaaataacgcacttatattcttgctcaaatactaaacgtttcgtttttttaataaaaaaatactaaaaatgtaatctttgacgttttctaagtacctaatcttgacatccgcatccgcatccgcggatgtgagcctttaaatatccgcatccgcatccgcatccgcggatgtcaaaaaatctgcatccgcaacatccctggtgcaaACAGGGCCGGCCAGATACAACCAATAAGC
This region includes:
- the LOC134655470 gene encoding fibroin heavy chain-like, with translation MERATFSTGQKLETIVPTEAGVWAASHTAVSSAGAGAGAGHFHTILAVALAGVWAASHTAVSSAGAGAGAGHFHTILAVALAGVWAASHTAVSSAGAGAGAGHFHTILVLAPAGVWAASHTAVSSAGAGHFHTILVLAPAGVWAASHTAVSSAGAGAGAGHFHTILVLAPAGVWAASHTAVSSAGAGAGAGHFHTILVLAPAGVWAASHTAVSSAGAGAGAGHFHTILVLAPAGVWAASHTAVSSAGAGAGAGHFHTILVLAPAGVWAASHTAVSSAGAGAGAGHFHTILVLAPAGVWAASHTAVSSAGAGAGAGHFHTILALAPAGVWAASHTAVSSAGAGAGAGHFHTILVLAPICGTRE